A window of Hymenobacter aerilatus contains these coding sequences:
- a CDS encoding family 43 glycosylhydrolase, translated as MTFSIFSATRQHTTLLLIGCLSAGACQQATAPTTTTTKAPAATIANPILPGDFPDPSVVQVGDTYWATATTSNWGPVFPLLKSKDLAKWELVGHVFPDGRPDWADYYFWAPEISQEGGKTYVFYTAHQRGGNLAVGVASADTPAGPYHDHGPLVGQPDGSIDAFPMRDENNQLYLIWKEDGNSVRKPTPIWAQRLNDDRTALLGEKQELFRNDAAWEAGLVEGVSMVRHEGYFYAFYAGNGCCGNGCTYATGVARSRNLLGPWEKYSKNPIMVNNDTWKCPGHGTVVQRNGRWFLLHHAYDSQGFQNVGRQGVLSEFTWNAEGWPEFQGRSTTVGAAPAVAAHNLTDEFNRATLLPTWQWPVQNKPAFRVQGGQLHLMASPDGSGAVLGQPTHTATYTATTTLLNPAALPTGTTAGLTAHGDPDNALALTAGGGQVQLWQRIKGQQKVLAEVPLPAAKALQLRMQVEKGSQYRFSWSTNAGKTWQAPPTNATVDGAYLPPWDRGVRVGVVAQGPASATGTFENFTLVNQ; from the coding sequence GTGACATTTTCTATCTTTTCCGCTACCCGGCAGCACACCACACTGTTGCTGATAGGCTGCCTGAGTGCAGGTGCTTGTCAGCAGGCAACAGCCCCAACCACCACCACAACCAAGGCGCCTGCCGCCACCATCGCCAACCCCATCCTGCCCGGCGATTTTCCGGACCCCTCGGTGGTGCAGGTGGGCGACACGTATTGGGCTACGGCCACCACCTCCAATTGGGGGCCGGTTTTCCCGTTGCTGAAATCGAAAGATCTGGCCAAGTGGGAGCTGGTAGGGCACGTGTTTCCGGATGGTCGCCCAGATTGGGCTGACTACTACTTCTGGGCGCCCGAAATCAGTCAGGAGGGCGGCAAAACCTATGTATTTTACACGGCGCACCAGCGCGGCGGCAACCTGGCAGTAGGAGTGGCCTCGGCCGATACGCCGGCCGGCCCCTACCACGACCACGGCCCGTTGGTAGGCCAGCCCGATGGCTCCATCGACGCCTTCCCAATGCGCGACGAGAACAACCAGCTCTACCTGATTTGGAAGGAAGACGGCAACAGCGTGCGCAAGCCTACCCCCATCTGGGCACAGCGTCTCAACGACGACCGCACGGCGTTGTTGGGCGAAAAACAAGAGCTGTTTCGCAATGATGCGGCCTGGGAAGCCGGCTTGGTAGAAGGCGTGAGCATGGTGCGCCACGAAGGGTATTTCTACGCCTTTTATGCCGGCAACGGCTGCTGCGGCAACGGTTGCACCTACGCTACTGGCGTGGCCCGCTCGCGCAACCTGCTGGGCCCCTGGGAGAAGTACAGCAAAAACCCGATTATGGTGAACAACGACACCTGGAAGTGCCCCGGCCACGGCACCGTGGTGCAGCGCAATGGCCGCTGGTTTTTGCTGCATCACGCCTACGACAGCCAAGGCTTTCAGAACGTAGGCCGCCAGGGAGTACTCAGCGAGTTCACCTGGAACGCCGAGGGCTGGCCCGAGTTTCAGGGGCGCAGCACGACGGTAGGCGCTGCGCCGGCTGTGGCTGCTCACAATCTGACCGATGAATTTAACCGCGCTACCCTGCTGCCTACCTGGCAATGGCCAGTACAAAACAAGCCCGCATTCCGGGTACAAGGCGGCCAGCTGCACCTCATGGCCAGTCCCGACGGTAGCGGTGCCGTGCTGGGGCAGCCTACCCACACCGCCACCTACACCGCTACAACTACGCTGCTAAACCCTGCTGCTCTACCCACCGGCACCACGGCCGGCCTCACCGCCCACGGTGACCCCGACAACGCACTGGCCCTCACGGCCGGCGGCGGGCAGGTGCAGCTGTGGCAGCGCATCAAAGGTCAGCAAAAAGTATTGGCCGAAGTGCCCCTGCCGGCTGCCAAAGCCCTGCAATTGCGCATGCAAGTGGAGAAGGGCAGCCAGTACCGCTTCAGCTGGAGTACCAATGCGGGTAAAACCTGGCAGGCGCCGCCAACCAACGCCACCGTAGACGGCGCCTACCTGCCGCCCTGGGACCGAGGGGTGCGCGTGGGAGTGGTGGCCCAAGGACCGGCATCGGCCACCGGCACCTTCGAAAACTTCACGCTAGTCAATCAGTGA
- a CDS encoding LacI family DNA-binding transcriptional regulator, whose translation MAPRSKKPVDATSSPVSMADLARELGVSMTTISRALSDHHSIGPATKQKVLKLAKKLNYQPNHLAAALRKGQSKLIGVIVPYIEGRFFATVVHGIETAASKAGFNVIICQSSEDVAQERKNVETLLSAQVAGILVSLSRATNDFRHFEKVRKRGIPLVFFDRVLESDTVNAVVLNDYDGGYQVTRHLLEQGCRRIGHFAGPQHLNIYRNRRQGYLDALASYELPADEQLIVYSDMTLENGATSMRQLLALPDGGVDAVFSAGDTAALGALQLLKSQGVLVPQQVALAGFSNETFTAITEPMLTSVDQRCEEMGQAAVRLFLELVESQDSAFLQRQVILQPRLFIRESSLQGTPVIDTITEQSSEVSC comes from the coding sequence ATGGCCCCTCGCTCCAAGAAACCTGTGGATGCTACCAGTAGTCCTGTATCGATGGCCGATCTGGCCCGTGAGCTGGGTGTATCCATGACCACTATTTCGCGTGCTCTGAGCGACCATCATAGCATTGGGCCTGCTACCAAGCAAAAAGTGCTGAAGCTGGCTAAAAAGCTCAATTACCAACCCAACCATTTGGCCGCGGCGTTGCGCAAGGGGCAAAGCAAGCTTATTGGTGTGATTGTGCCCTACATTGAAGGACGCTTTTTTGCTACCGTGGTGCACGGCATCGAAACGGCCGCCAGCAAGGCGGGCTTCAACGTGATTATTTGCCAATCGAGCGAGGATGTGGCGCAGGAGCGCAAAAACGTGGAAACCCTGCTCAGCGCCCAAGTAGCCGGTATTCTGGTTTCGCTCTCGCGGGCCACCAACGATTTCCGGCACTTCGAGAAAGTGCGCAAGCGCGGGATTCCGCTGGTGTTCTTCGACCGGGTGCTGGAAAGTGACACGGTGAATGCCGTGGTGCTCAACGACTACGATGGCGGTTACCAGGTGACGCGCCACTTGCTGGAGCAGGGGTGCCGGCGCATCGGCCACTTTGCCGGCCCGCAGCACCTGAACATCTACCGCAACCGTCGCCAGGGCTACCTCGATGCGTTGGCCAGCTATGAGCTGCCCGCCGACGAGCAGCTGATTGTATACTCCGATATGACGTTGGAAAACGGTGCAACAAGCATGCGCCAGCTGCTGGCCTTGCCGGATGGCGGAGTTGATGCCGTGTTTTCGGCCGGCGACACGGCCGCGCTGGGTGCCCTGCAGCTGCTGAAAAGCCAAGGGGTGCTGGTGCCGCAGCAGGTAGCGTTGGCAGGCTTCAGCAATGAAACCTTCACGGCCATTACCGAACCCATGCTTACTTCTGTTGATCAGCGCTGCGAGGAGATGGGGCAGGCCGCCGTGCGCTTATTCTTAGAGTTGGTAGAGTCGCAGGACAGCGCTTTCCTGCAACGCCAGGTAATCCTGCAGCCCCGGCTTTTCATCCGCGAGTCGTCTTTGCAGGGTACACCTGTTATAGATACCATAACAGAGCAGTCAAGCGAAGTATCTTGCTAA
- a CDS encoding arabinan endo-1,5-alpha-L-arabinosidase, producing MKRQLLWLFILLGYQLRAQTPLIPAHDPVMIQQNGTYYMFCTGPGIAVWTSKDRQHWQPQKPVFATAPAWAVKAIPGFKNHIWAPDISFANGQYSLFYSVSAFGKNTSAIGLATNKTLDPTSPDFKWVDHGLVVQSVPGRDMWNAIDPNLVRDAAGTPWLTFGSFWDGIKLVQLRPDLTGPAEPQQWRTIAHRPRDPKLNDSLPGDGAIEAPFIFKKGKYYYLFTSFDYCCRGPQSTYKMMVGRAEDVRGPYLDRTGARLDQGGGTLVLEGDKNWNGVGHNAVATFDGTDYLIFHGYDAADRGRSKLRLEPLRWDAAGWPVVSAK from the coding sequence ATGAAAAGGCAGTTACTCTGGCTGTTTATATTGCTGGGCTATCAGCTGAGAGCCCAAACGCCCCTCATTCCGGCCCACGACCCGGTGATGATTCAGCAAAACGGCACCTATTACATGTTCTGCACCGGGCCAGGCATTGCCGTATGGACGTCGAAAGACCGGCAGCACTGGCAACCGCAGAAGCCGGTGTTTGCCACAGCACCCGCATGGGCAGTAAAGGCCATTCCGGGTTTCAAAAACCACATCTGGGCGCCTGATATTTCGTTTGCCAATGGGCAGTATAGCCTATTTTACTCGGTATCAGCCTTCGGGAAGAACACTTCGGCCATAGGGCTGGCCACCAACAAAACGCTGGACCCTACCTCACCCGATTTCAAATGGGTGGACCACGGGCTAGTGGTGCAATCGGTGCCGGGTAGGGATATGTGGAACGCCATCGACCCCAATCTGGTGCGCGACGCAGCCGGCACGCCGTGGCTGACGTTTGGCTCTTTCTGGGATGGTATTAAGCTGGTGCAGTTGCGCCCCGACCTCACGGGTCCTGCCGAGCCGCAGCAGTGGCGCACTATTGCGCACCGCCCCCGCGACCCCAAGCTGAATGACTCCCTACCCGGCGACGGCGCCATTGAGGCACCGTTTATCTTCAAGAAAGGCAAATATTACTACCTGTTTACTTCGTTTGACTATTGCTGCCGCGGTCCGCAGAGTACCTACAAGATGATGGTAGGACGAGCCGAAGACGTGCGGGGCCCCTACCTCGACCGCACCGGCGCCCGCCTCGACCAGGGCGGCGGCACGTTGGTACTGGAAGGCGACAAAAATTGGAACGGTGTAGGACACAACGCAGTAGCTACCTTCGACGGCACTGATTATCTCATCTTTCACGGCTATGATGCCGCGGACCGTGGACGCTCGAAGCTGCGGCTAGAACCGTTGCGCTGGGACGCAGCCGGCTGGCCAGTGGTCAGTGCTAAGTAA
- a CDS encoding alpha-N-arabinofuranosidase produces MRYKHLWLAAGIQLTALSASAQTVQMTVQPGDPKLIVSKHIQGQFAEHLGRNVYGGFWVDKDLNVPKKGRIRMDIVEALQKIHVPNLRWPGGCFADTYHWHDGVGPAAQRPKMLNLWWGNTLEDNSFGTHEFLELCDMLGTEPYLAANVGSGTVQEMSNWMEYLNSDEDTPMVQERKKNGHADPYKVSWWGIGNESWGCGGNMTPEYYADVYKRYATFAHDYPGTKLKKIVSGANGDDANWTEVCMKKIPRNMMWGLTLHYYTLPTGSWTGSKGAATGFDEQQYFNTMRNGLQMDAIVTKHAAIMDKYDKEKRVALLVDEWGIWTDVEPGTNPGFLYQQNTLRDALLAGTTLNIFNNHCDRVKGANLAQAVNVLQALILTDKEKMLLTPTYHVFDLYQVHQDAQYMPLDFKSPDYVMGSEKIPALNASASKDKNGAVHISLVNLDTKKTINLETALPGVSWKNVSGRILTSNSVSDYNTFEKPNNLKLAEFKGAKKKGGNLTVALPPKSVVVLELK; encoded by the coding sequence ATGCGCTATAAACACCTATGGTTAGCCGCTGGCATTCAACTAACTGCACTTTCTGCTTCTGCTCAAACTGTGCAGATGACCGTGCAACCCGGCGACCCCAAACTCATTGTCAGCAAGCATATTCAGGGGCAGTTTGCCGAACACCTGGGCCGCAATGTCTACGGCGGATTCTGGGTAGATAAGGACCTGAACGTGCCCAAAAAAGGCCGGATTCGGATGGATATTGTGGAGGCGTTGCAGAAAATCCACGTGCCCAACCTACGCTGGCCCGGTGGCTGCTTCGCCGACACCTATCATTGGCACGATGGAGTAGGCCCTGCCGCCCAGCGACCCAAGATGCTGAACCTGTGGTGGGGTAATACCCTGGAAGACAACAGCTTTGGCACGCACGAGTTTCTGGAGCTGTGCGATATGCTGGGCACTGAGCCCTACCTGGCTGCCAACGTGGGCAGCGGCACCGTGCAGGAAATGAGCAACTGGATGGAGTACCTCAACTCCGACGAGGACACGCCCATGGTGCAGGAGCGCAAAAAGAACGGCCACGCCGACCCATATAAGGTGAGCTGGTGGGGAATCGGCAACGAAAGCTGGGGCTGCGGCGGCAACATGACGCCCGAGTACTACGCCGACGTGTACAAGCGCTACGCCACCTTCGCGCACGACTACCCCGGCACCAAGCTGAAGAAGATTGTGAGCGGTGCCAACGGCGACGATGCCAACTGGACGGAGGTGTGCATGAAGAAAATTCCTCGCAACATGATGTGGGGCCTTACGCTGCACTACTATACCCTACCCACCGGCAGCTGGACGGGTAGCAAGGGCGCGGCTACAGGTTTTGATGAACAGCAGTACTTCAACACTATGCGCAATGGGTTGCAGATGGACGCCATTGTGACCAAGCATGCGGCCATTATGGACAAGTACGACAAGGAAAAGCGCGTGGCGCTGCTGGTAGACGAGTGGGGCATCTGGACCGACGTGGAGCCCGGCACCAACCCCGGTTTCCTATACCAACAAAATACCTTGCGCGACGCGCTGCTGGCAGGCACTACCCTCAACATCTTCAACAATCACTGCGACCGGGTGAAGGGCGCCAACCTGGCCCAGGCCGTGAACGTGCTGCAGGCCCTGATACTGACGGATAAGGAAAAGATGCTGCTCACGCCTACCTACCACGTCTTCGACCTGTACCAGGTACACCAGGATGCACAGTATATGCCCCTCGATTTCAAGAGCCCCGACTATGTGATGGGCAGCGAGAAAATTCCGGCCCTGAACGCTTCGGCCTCCAAGGACAAGAACGGGGCAGTGCACATTTCGCTGGTGAACCTCGACACCAAGAAAACCATCAACCTGGAAACTGCCCTACCCGGTGTGAGCTGGAAAAACGTGTCGGGCCGCATTCTGACTTCAAATAGCGTGAGCGACTACAACACGTTTGAGAAGCCCAACAACCTCAAGCTGGCCGAGTTTAAGGGCGCCAAGAAAAAAGGCGGCAACCTGACCGTGGCCCTCCCCCCCAAATCGGTGGTGGTGCTGGAGCTGAAGTAA
- a CDS encoding glycoside hydrolase family 43 protein, whose amino-acid sequence MKLTFLPLLLAATSALAQTPITTTLPTRQPGSNPIILDKYTADPAALVQGNTVYLYTGHDEAPPRQERYVMHEWLCYSSTDMVTWKEHPSPLNVKEFAWAKDDAWASQVIERNGKYYWYAAVEHGTIPGKAIGVAVADSPLGPFKDARGSALIANNMTESKISWDDIDPSVFIDKKGQAYLFWGNTVCRYAKLKPNMTELDGPIQTIEVPQFTEAPWVHEHNGWYYLSYATGFPEKIAYAMSRSLTGPWEYKGILNEVAGNSNTNHQAIIDFKGKSYFIYHNGGINTGGSSYHRSVCIDYLYYNKDGTLKRVQMTSEGVQPAK is encoded by the coding sequence ATGAAACTTACCTTCCTACCACTGCTGCTGGCCGCTACCAGCGCCTTGGCGCAGACTCCTATCACAACTACCCTACCCACGCGCCAGCCCGGCAGCAACCCCATCATCCTCGACAAATATACCGCCGACCCGGCCGCGCTGGTGCAGGGCAACACCGTGTACCTCTACACCGGCCACGACGAAGCCCCACCCCGGCAGGAGCGCTACGTGATGCACGAGTGGCTGTGCTACTCCTCTACTGATATGGTAACCTGGAAGGAGCATCCCTCGCCGCTAAACGTGAAGGAGTTTGCCTGGGCCAAGGATGATGCCTGGGCCTCGCAGGTGATTGAGCGCAACGGCAAGTACTACTGGTATGCGGCCGTGGAGCACGGCACCATTCCGGGCAAGGCCATTGGAGTGGCCGTAGCCGATAGTCCGCTGGGGCCCTTCAAAGATGCCCGCGGCTCGGCGCTGATTGCCAACAACATGACGGAGAGCAAAATCTCTTGGGACGACATCGACCCTTCCGTATTTATTGACAAAAAAGGCCAGGCCTACCTGTTTTGGGGCAATACGGTGTGCCGCTACGCCAAGCTCAAGCCTAACATGACGGAGCTGGACGGCCCCATTCAGACCATTGAGGTGCCGCAGTTTACGGAGGCGCCCTGGGTGCATGAGCACAACGGGTGGTACTACCTGAGCTACGCCACCGGCTTCCCCGAGAAAATTGCCTACGCCATGAGCCGCAGCCTAACCGGGCCGTGGGAGTACAAGGGCATCTTGAACGAAGTAGCCGGCAACTCCAACACCAACCACCAGGCTATCATCGACTTCAAGGGTAAATCCTACTTCATCTACCACAACGGCGGCATCAACACTGGCGGCAGCAGCTACCACCGCTCCGTCTGCATCGACTACCTCTATTACAACAAGGACGGTACGCTCAAGCGCGTGCAGATGACTTCGGAAGGCGTGCAGCCGGCGAAGTAG
- a CDS encoding glycoside hydrolase family 32 protein, with protein MKYSLFLLLALAGLAACSSDANTTTNADTASATPPADSAAVPPATPQYRPAYHFTPAAHWMNDPNGMVYYQGTYHLFFQHYPKGMTWGPMHWGHATSPDMVRWQEQPIALYPDSLGYIFSGSAVVDANNTAGFGKNAMVAIFTHHDPKGEKAGTNTYQNQSLAYSLDGGKTWEKYAQNPVLKNPGIKDFRDPKVSWHEATKQWVMTLATLDRITFYASPNLKDWTKLSEFGEKLGAHGGVWECPDLFPLTLNGKTHWVLIVNLNPGGPNGGSATQYFVGQFDGKTFTPLNDKTKWADYGPDEYAGVTWDNTGNRRLFMGWMSNWEYANEVPTSPWRSAMTIPRELGLRQENGEVYLTSQPAAELRNIAGQATTLQNVTAKEPIDLTARLGSATAKRKLTLNTQQLQDFELVLGNAAGEELVLGYDKTAKQYFIDRSKAGKNSFSAKFKGRATAPRLSTAAGTELTLYFDAASVELFADNGLTVMTSIFFPTQPLTTAKLRSASGITFQQLSSTPLTTKAAGEAPTVGAR; from the coding sequence ATGAAATACTCGCTCTTTCTGCTGCTGGCTCTCGCTGGCCTGGCGGCGTGCAGCTCCGACGCCAACACCACAACCAACGCCGACACCGCTTCGGCCACGCCGCCGGCAGACTCTGCCGCCGTGCCGCCTGCTACTCCGCAGTACCGCCCGGCCTACCATTTCACGCCCGCCGCGCACTGGATGAACGACCCTAACGGCATGGTGTATTACCAAGGCACCTACCACCTGTTTTTCCAGCACTACCCCAAAGGCATGACCTGGGGCCCCATGCACTGGGGCCACGCCACCAGCCCCGACATGGTGCGCTGGCAGGAGCAGCCCATTGCCCTCTACCCCGATAGCTTGGGTTACATCTTCTCGGGCTCGGCCGTGGTGGATGCCAACAATACGGCCGGCTTCGGCAAGAACGCCATGGTGGCCATCTTCACCCATCACGACCCCAAGGGCGAAAAAGCCGGCACCAACACCTACCAAAATCAAAGCCTTGCCTACAGCCTCGATGGAGGTAAAACCTGGGAGAAATACGCCCAAAATCCGGTGTTGAAAAACCCCGGCATCAAGGACTTCCGCGACCCGAAGGTGAGCTGGCACGAAGCCACGAAGCAGTGGGTGATGACCCTGGCTACCCTGGACCGCATCACGTTCTACGCCTCGCCCAATCTGAAAGACTGGACCAAGCTCAGCGAGTTTGGCGAGAAGCTAGGGGCCCACGGTGGCGTGTGGGAGTGCCCCGATTTATTTCCACTCACGCTCAACGGCAAAACCCACTGGGTGCTCATCGTCAATCTGAACCCCGGCGGACCCAACGGCGGCTCGGCTACGCAATACTTTGTGGGTCAGTTTGATGGCAAGACGTTTACGCCCCTCAACGACAAAACCAAATGGGCTGACTACGGCCCCGATGAGTACGCCGGTGTAACGTGGGACAATACTGGCAACCGCCGCCTGTTTATGGGCTGGATGAGCAACTGGGAATACGCCAACGAAGTGCCTACCTCGCCCTGGCGCAGCGCCATGACCATCCCGCGCGAGCTTGGCCTACGCCAAGAAAACGGCGAAGTCTACCTCACCTCGCAGCCCGCCGCCGAGCTACGCAACATAGCTGGCCAGGCCACTACCCTACAAAACGTAACGGCCAAAGAGCCCATCGACCTCACGGCGCGCCTTGGTAGCGCTACTGCCAAGCGCAAGCTCACACTCAATACCCAGCAGCTGCAGGATTTTGAGCTGGTACTAGGCAACGCGGCCGGCGAAGAACTGGTACTGGGCTACGATAAAACGGCCAAGCAGTATTTCATCGACCGCAGTAAGGCAGGCAAGAATAGTTTTAGCGCCAAGTTCAAGGGTAGGGCCACGGCCCCGCGCCTGAGCACGGCCGCCGGCACTGAGCTGACGCTATACTTTGATGCGGCCTCGGTAGAGCTGTTCGCTGATAACGGCCTGACGGTGATGACTAGCATTTTCTTCCCTACCCAGCCGCTTACTACCGCTAAGCTACGCTCGGCGTCGGGAATCACGTTTCAGCAACTTAGCAGCACACCACTGACTACTAAAGCTGCCGGTGAAGCGCCTACCGTTGGCGCGCGGTAA
- a CDS encoding carbohydrate kinase family protein, translated as MPTSVICFGEVLWDILPTGQQPGGAPFNVAVHLHQLGQPVQLISRVGDDELGRELLAFIESKGLSTSYVQQGHTHLTGVVKANVDDAHEVVYKIVQPVAWDYIQYEPELASLVAGADMLVYGSLAARQEGSRDTLYRLLEKARFRVFDVNLRPPHYTKETTLQLLSKANLVKLNHHELVEVMQWLGQEARQDRADAMQWLAMHYQLQAVCVTCGAEGALLYTGGQHYQAPGLPITVRDTIGSGDAFLAALLKGWLAGDEPAAMLRFACAAGALVATHQGATPAIGAADVEALLKSRSA; from the coding sequence TTGCCTACTTCTGTTATTTGCTTCGGAGAAGTACTTTGGGACATTTTGCCTACCGGCCAGCAGCCGGGTGGGGCACCTTTCAACGTGGCGGTGCACCTGCACCAGCTGGGACAACCCGTGCAGCTCATCAGCCGCGTCGGCGACGACGAGCTGGGCCGGGAGCTGCTGGCGTTTATCGAGTCGAAAGGCCTGAGCACTAGCTACGTGCAGCAAGGCCATACCCACCTGACGGGGGTAGTGAAAGCCAACGTAGACGACGCCCACGAGGTGGTCTACAAGATTGTGCAGCCCGTGGCCTGGGACTACATTCAGTACGAGCCGGAGCTGGCCAGCCTGGTGGCCGGGGCCGATATGCTGGTCTACGGCAGCCTGGCCGCCCGCCAGGAGGGTAGCCGCGACACGCTGTACCGCCTGCTCGAAAAGGCCCGTTTCCGGGTGTTCGACGTTAATCTGCGTCCCCCGCATTACACCAAAGAAACCACGCTGCAACTGCTCAGCAAAGCCAACCTAGTGAAGCTGAACCACCACGAACTAGTCGAAGTGATGCAGTGGCTAGGGCAGGAAGCCCGGCAAGACCGCGCCGATGCCATGCAATGGCTAGCTATGCACTACCAATTGCAGGCCGTGTGCGTGACCTGTGGCGCCGAAGGGGCCCTGCTTTACACCGGCGGCCAGCACTACCAGGCCCCCGGCCTACCCATCACGGTGCGTGACACCATTGGGAGCGGCGACGCCTTCTTAGCCGCGCTGCTGAAAGGCTGGCTAGCTGGCGACGAGCCAGCGGCTATGCTGCGCTTTGCCTGCGCCGCTGGGGCGCTGGTGGCTACCCACCAGGGCGCTACCCCCGCCATTGGGGCGGCCGATGTAGAGGCTTTGCTGAAATCTCGCTCGGCGTAG
- a CDS encoding sugar porter family MFS transporter, translating into MKKNVFFWSVVVALGGLLFGFDTAVISGAEKSVQALWQLSAYQHGLTMSIALIGTVIGAIFGSVPSDRLGRRTTLSWIAVLYLVSAVGAALSPAWVPFMVFRFLGGLGVGASSVTAPLYISEVSPPASRGRMVGMFQFNVVLGILLAFLSNYLLAGVGGEQDWRWMLGVQAVPALAFFLLLFRIPESPRWLIRHDRPDEARAVFERIDPATAEENVSAILVANATDQGSDESLWARPYRRPVILAMLFAAFNQLSGINAIIYYAPRIFEMTGRGESAALLSSAGVGLVNFCFTLLAVNVIDRFGRRRLMLVGSLGLILTLGLVARAFYSQEFGAVPLLLFAYIAFFAFSQGAVIWVFISEIFPSAVRAKGQALGSSTHWVLAAAITFIFPALADKLGGGNTFAFFGVMMVLQLLYVWKLMPETKGKTLEDADKILVLH; encoded by the coding sequence ATGAAAAAGAACGTTTTTTTCTGGTCGGTAGTGGTTGCGCTGGGCGGCCTGCTGTTCGGCTTCGATACGGCCGTTATTTCTGGCGCCGAAAAATCGGTGCAGGCGTTGTGGCAGCTAAGCGCATACCAGCACGGCCTCACCATGTCTATCGCCCTAATCGGCACGGTCATCGGCGCCATATTTGGATCCGTGCCCAGCGACCGACTGGGGCGCCGCACTACGCTGAGTTGGATTGCCGTGCTCTACCTGGTATCGGCAGTAGGCGCAGCGTTGTCGCCGGCCTGGGTACCCTTCATGGTCTTCCGCTTTTTGGGCGGGCTGGGGGTAGGGGCCTCGTCGGTAACGGCGCCGCTCTACATCTCAGAGGTGTCGCCACCGGCTTCGCGGGGACGCATGGTGGGCATGTTTCAATTCAACGTGGTATTGGGTATTCTGCTGGCCTTCCTCTCCAACTACCTGCTGGCGGGGGTAGGCGGCGAGCAGGATTGGCGCTGGATGCTGGGGGTACAGGCCGTGCCGGCACTGGCCTTCTTCCTGCTGCTGTTCCGCATTCCCGAAAGCCCCCGCTGGCTGATACGCCACGACCGGCCCGATGAGGCGCGGGCTGTATTTGAGCGCATCGACCCGGCCACCGCGGAGGAAAACGTATCGGCTATCCTGGTAGCCAACGCAACCGACCAAGGCTCTGATGAATCGTTGTGGGCACGGCCCTACCGTCGGCCCGTTATCTTGGCGATGCTCTTCGCGGCATTCAACCAGCTGTCGGGTATCAATGCCATCATTTACTACGCCCCACGCATATTCGAGATGACGGGCCGTGGCGAGTCGGCGGCGCTGCTGTCGTCGGCGGGCGTTGGGTTGGTCAACTTCTGCTTCACCCTGTTGGCCGTCAACGTCATCGACCGGTTTGGCCGGCGCCGGCTGATGCTAGTTGGCTCGCTGGGGCTCATCCTCACGCTGGGGCTGGTGGCGCGGGCCTTCTACAGCCAGGAGTTTGGCGCCGTGCCCCTGCTGCTATTCGCCTATATCGCCTTTTTTGCTTTCTCGCAGGGGGCCGTCATCTGGGTATTTATTTCCGAGATTTTCCCCTCGGCGGTGCGGGCCAAGGGACAAGCCCTGGGAAGCTCTACGCACTGGGTGCTGGCAGCAGCCATCACGTTTATTTTTCCGGCCCTAGCCGATAAGCTGGGCGGCGGCAACACCTTCGCGTTCTTCGGGGTCATGATGGTATTGCAACTGCTGTACGTTTGGAAATTAATGCCCGAAACCAAGGGCAAAACGTTGGAGGACGCCGATAAAATACTGGTATTGCACTAA